Genomic segment of Bos taurus isolate L1 Dominette 01449 registration number 42190680 breed Hereford chromosome X, ARS-UCD2.0, whole genome shotgun sequence:
AAAGAACaagaatagctaaaacaattaTGAAAAAGTAGAATAGCTGCTTGCTCAGTGCCACCATGGCCAGGAATCAACTAGAGTATGTCAGCCCCATTTGAGGCTTGCAGTGGGGTGGTTCCATGTGGAACCCAGTGGAGCCAATGGTACAAGACCTCGAAGGAGGTGTTCACTGAAGTTCAAGCACCACTAGACACTCACGCCCAGGATATCCAGTGTGGCCTGAAGAGCAAGCATGTGGCACTGGCCATGGGTGGCCACAGGATCCTCAAGGTAGTGGCAGGGCAAACTCTTTGACTCTACAATAGCTGATGAGGGAACATGGACTCTGGAGGATAGAAAAATGATCCATATTGTTTTTACAAAGATGAGGAGAGATGCAAAAAATTGTTGGACTTATCTTCCAGAATATGAATATACAGCTCACCCTTGGGTTCAAGACCAAATGCAGAGAAAACTTACATTAGGGAGATTCCAGAAAGAAAATCCTGGTTTTGACTTCAGCGGAGCAGAAATCTCAGGAAACTACACTAAAGGTGGACCAGATTTCTCGAATCATGAGAAATAACTGATCTTCTTGCTGCATTTTGTGGATCCTAGCAGATGTTGCCAATGTAATCAGAGGAACTGATTATGTGGTGGAAGGAAAATGTGGATGCTTAGTTAACAAAttgcaaaatacatttaaatatggtTCTAAAAATTGCATTCAAATATGATTTACATAGGAAACATCTTAAATACTGTGGGAACTATTCTATTGATACATGGCAACTTTTCTTTTGGACTTGTTTTTGCTCAGCATGATGTTTGATATGCTGCATTTTACTAATTTCATATTTAACCtgtatttttaatatgaaaagttTTAAGGTATAGATCATGTAAAATGACAGGGTGCTTTCAGGGAAAATTAAGTTTTTCTTTCAATAATTGTGATGCAGGAATTATGTTCAATAAACttttctaaataggaaaaaaaaagtagaataaaattctacttttttaaaatacctgATTTTAAGAAAAGGTTGTAGTAATCAATGTATACCTATGGATGATTCTtgctgatgtttgacagaaaacaacagaattctgtaaagctattatccttccattaaaagataaataaaaatttttaaaaaatattctgtgttatgttgaggtatgttccttctattcctgctttcgggagagttcttatcataaatgga
This window contains:
- the LOC783731 gene encoding LOW QUALITY PROTEIN: nudC domain-containing protein 2-like (The sequence of the model RefSeq protein was modified relative to this genomic sequence to represent the inferred CDS: deleted 1 base in 1 codon; substituted 1 base at 1 genomic stop codon), translated to MSAPFEACSGVVPCGTQWSQWYKTSKEVFTEVQAPLDTHAQDIQCGLKSKHVALAMGGHRILKXWQGKLFDSTIADEGTWTLEDRKMIHIVFTKMRRDAKNCWTYLPEYEYTAHPWVQDQMQRKLTLGRFQKENPGFDFSGAEISGNYTKGGPDFSNHEK